One Solanum lycopersicum chromosome 4, SLM_r2.1 DNA window includes the following coding sequences:
- the PTC52 gene encoding flavonoid 8-hydroxylase 2, chloroplastic — protein MQAVKASSFSPFHLNLNSTSSFPKTTNLYIQQNYENPISCFPSIQTQNAKFKVFTATSPSVSTESETPFDEKTENENQEEKFEWYAEWYPIMPICDLDKRRPHGKKVMGIDVVVWWDRNEKEWKVMDDSCPHRYAPLSEGRIDQWGRLQCVYHGWCFNGAGDCKLIPQAPRDGPQVHTSKRACATVYPSCVQNDILWFWPNSDPLYKDIYLMKRPPYIPELDDSSFSKTFIVRDISYGYELLIENLMDPAHVQYSHYGIMNVPVAPQSVKADREGGRPLDITITKLDVNVITANQGPGRNTFVPPCVYYSYFAFGGSQGKTTAVSSGTVQEKPSAEKQKKALLVFICIPVSPGHSRIIFASPRNFATWADRIIPRWIFHLGQNLILDSDLYLLHVEERKLKEIGSYNWHKACYVPTKADAIVVAFRRWLNKYAGGQVDWRGKYNGDLPPTPPREQLLDRYWTHTVSCTSCNLAYKSLNALEVVLQIVSIGAIGIVAALKQGTLSAVTRYSLVTVALLCFVASRWLSHFIYKNFHFHDYDHAFR, from the exons ATGCAAGCTGTCAAAGCTTCTTCCTTTTCACCATTTCACCTCAACTTGAACTCAACCAGTTCATTTCCCAAAACTACCAACTTGTATATTcaacaaaattatgaaaaccCCATTTCTTGTTTTCCCTCAATTCAGACACAAAATGCAAAATTCAAGGTTTTTACTGCTACTTCCCCAAGTGTTTCAACAGAATCAGAAACCCCATTTGATGAAAAGACTGAAAATGAAAATCAAGAAGAGAAATTTGAGTGGTATGCTGAGTGGTACCCAATAATGCCAATTTGTGATCTTGATAAGAGGAGGCCACATGGAAAGAAAGTGATGGGGATTGATGTGGTTGTGTGGTGGGATAGGAATGAGAAAGAATGGAAAGTAATGGATGATTCTTGTCCTCATAGATATGCTCCACTTTCTGAAGGAAGAATTGATCAATGGGGAAGATTGCAGTGTGTGTATCATGGTTGGTGCTTTAATGGAGCTGGTGATTGTAAGTTGATCCCTCAAGCTCCTAGGGATGGCCCTCAG GTTCATACGTCCAAAAGAGCTTGCGCAACTGTTTATCCAAGTTGTGTGCAAAATGACATTCTTTGGTTTTGGCCGAACTCTGATCCTCTATACAAGGACATATATTTGATGAAAAGGCCTCCCTATATACCTGAACTTGATGACAGTTCGTTTTCGAAAACTTTCATAGTCAGAGATATATCATATGG GTATGAGCTTCTGATTGAAAACCTTATGGACCCAGCTCATGTCCAATATTCACATTATGGCATTATGAATGTTCCAGTAGCCCCCCAAAG TGTGAAAGCTGATCGAGAAGGAGGAAGACCACTTGACATAACTATCACGAAGTTGGATGTAAATGTCATTACTGCAAACCAGGGACCTGGACGGAACACATTTGTTCCGCCTTGTGTGTATTATAGTTATTTTGCTTTCGGAGGATCTCAGGGAAAAACAACTGCTGTATCATCTGGAACTGTACAG GAAAAACCTTCAGCTGAGAAGCAGAAAAAAGCACTTTTAGTTTTCATCTGTATTCCGGTTAGTCCAGGTCATAGCAGAATTATATTTGCATCTCCAAGAAACTTTGCCACTTGGGCAGATCGAATAATTCCACGTTGGATATTTCACCTGGGACAAAATCTAATTCTGGATTCTGATTTGTATCTTCTTCATGTGGAG GAGCGCAAGCTAAAGGAAATTGGCTCTTACAATTGGCATAAAGCTTGCTATGTGCCAACAAAGGCAGATGCCATTGTTGTTGCTTTTAGAAGGTGGCTAAACAAATATGCAGGTGGTCAAGTTGATTGGCGTGGAAAGTACAATGGAGACCTCCCGCCAACTCCTCCAAGGGAGCAGCTGCTGGACAG GTATTGGACTCATACAGTGAGTTGCACAAGTTGCAATCTCGCATATAAAAGTCTCAATGCTCTTGAAGTCGTACTGCAGATCGTCTCCATTGGTGCCATTGGAATTGTTGCTGCTTTAAAGCAGGGCACATTGTCTGCGGTGACAAGGTATTCCTTGGTCACCGTTGCATTACTATGCTTCGTGGCCTCGAGATGGTTATCTCAtttcatatacaaaaatttccATTTCCACGATTACGACCATGCCTTTCGTTAA